The nucleotide sequence TTGGTcttacaaaacttttttttttttttttgagatacAACTAAATATTGTTTACCATAACAATAGGCACCTCACACACATGTCGGATTTTATGGGCCGTCTCCCGTGGGTGGTGGTTTTTGTTAACGGCACGGTTGTAAATTTTTATGACAATACGGATACAAAATACGTTTACATAGCTGAACTACTGAGTTAATGGATTGCAACCCACGAAAACAACTTACATGGAGTCGTATTCGGACCACCGATAGTTGGATTGACAAGACAATGGCTGATGAGGATGAACATCGCATTCGGACCACCAAAAGCAAAAGGATCAACAATATGGAAGCAAGTGTATCAACAGAAGGAAACCTCAAATGGCAAACTCATCGCCGTCAGTTATGCAAATGTTTAGGCAGCCTGGCATTCTCTCGGCAGGAAGCAATTTCAACCTGCTGCAGCCAAAAGGTAGAGAGATCCCGCTAGATCTACATACATGTTCGTTGGTAAAATACAACTACTCGTATGATGGAAATGCTTTAAAAAGTTGTCGATACTTGTATATCAGCAATCGGGTTTACAAAAAAGCAAGCGAATATCTTAATTACGTTAAACATGCAAAAGAGACGCTTAAAGACACAATCAACAGTGCTCTGCAGATAATATACCTATTGCCATCAGCATGCAGATCCGATCCTATGAAGCCAAAAGTGCTTCCACCTTTGCAATTTGATCCTCTTCATTTTTCGGCGTTGGACTCCTATTAGCCTCGTTATACAAATCATGCGTCCATTTCTCAGCACGACCCATACTAGAATTATAACCTTGTCTCCCACTGAATCCATCTCTTCCCCTGTTGTTACGGCCAGCGCCACCAGTGTACCTCTCTCTCGAAGGAAAGACGCCCGGTGGTGCATCTCTTCGGTAAGACCCTCTCTCTCCTGCAAATTGCTTATCAGATCTATCTGTGTGGCGTGGGTTGTGCCCTCTGTCCTCCTTTTTTCTGCTTCCTTCCATGGAAGGGTCAGGATGGCTTGACTTTGCAGTCTCTGCTGCTGTCTTGTCAGCATTATCAGACTCCACTGGAATCTTCTTCTCCCTGAATGCAGGTCTCTTCCTTGCCGATGGTGGATCAGCCTCCATTTCAAAGAACCCATCATGGCGCCAGTTCCTGTTTTCACCCGCCTTAGCTTTCTCATTTCTTGACCGTGAATCATTAGTTGTTGTCTTGCTCACTGTCCTATCATCATGCCTATCCTTTGGATCCCTCCACGATCCATGCTCTAAAGTAGAACAGGAAAAGTAAATTACATTGTACCCACAGTAAATGGTATTCAAGTATTACATGCCACATAGATTATGGGAAAAAATGACAGGCATGCAAAAGGCTTTTATCCTTCGTTTTTTTAGCGAGATGTTTAATTTATAGTGCATAAAAAGAACAGTGATAATAATCAAATGATGAATTATGACAAGGAACCTCACCAGCAGTTGAACCACGACCAGAGCTTCGAACAACTTGCCCAGCATTACCACGCTCATTGTGCTGTTACAAGACAATAGACATGCACAGGCAAGCCTAATATTGTTATATACAAGGACCACTTGAAGGAATGGGGCAGATCAAGAATCCCGCTACATCAGCCAGTAAAAAGCTTTGCATACACTGAATAGCAAAAACATAAGTGAACTCAACAGAGTCACAGGTTCTTAGCTGAGCAATTTCAGGTCAAAGTGGAAATAAGACTTAAGCATGTTTTGAACTCATTCCAATGTACAATAATAAGAATAGGAGAAAGTGTTTTCATTTCAAACTTTAATCACTTGCATGTACGGATGCATAACAATTAGCTTTGACTTTAAATCCAATACTGTATTTCGTCGTAACAAGGGAACAAAACATGATTAAATCACCGCATTTTCTTGTGCACTGCTGTCTATTCATCTAATAAGAAATATCTTGCTTTTGATGTAAAAGTTAACCCTTAATACCATAACCATAAATTCAAGAGTAATAACTATGTACTGCTACAACCTGCTAACGTGTAAAACCCTCAACAAATGGAAGTGAACAATGTACAAGTCTGCTAATATTGTTCTATACTGACGAACAGTATGCATTGAACAATGGGAAGTTTGTGGATGAGACCATATGGCAGTTCCTACAGAATACACACTATGTAATACACATAAACTACAGAAGACATGCTGTGTCATAGACTCAGAGGTTAGACACAGCCTAGAAAATCATTAACACAAATTACATGTTAGTAACTAAATTATCACTAAGCTAAAATATATTCGGCTACTAAGCTAAAACATATTCGGCAGTGGTATTTTGCAAAATAATCCATATTCCTAAGCTAAATTATCACTAAGCTAAATTATATGAGTGCAAGAGATTAGTCATCATCATGTATGAAATGAAAAACAAGTTGATGATATTCATAAATCTATACACTACCTGAAAATAAGATCGAGACCGGGGTATTTCAGATggattagtggagtgtttggttCCTTCATGAGGTCCACTGGGTTTCTTATTGGATTCTTTTCTGGAATCCCCATTTTCCCCCTTTGAGTCAGGTGCTAATGTAGATTCAAGTGGCAGTGTATCTTGCAGCCTCTGGCGGTGCTTCTGATCCTGGTCACTCTGCTTCCCACTTTCTAAATTACCTTTGCTGGCGATTCTGTCTTTTTCGTCTTTCTCACCCCTCCGGGACCTCTTGGGACTGAGGCAACCAGTGACAATCATTAACTGTAGGGTTCTACTTAAAAACAAACTATTTCTATATGATTATAACCATGTTGCAAACATATACTGGCGACGATTAACTTCGAAATTACCTTCCAAAACGTAAATTAAGCTACTTAGGCAGAGACATTCGACATAAAGATAGAATCTTTCAATCAAATGCTCACAAAAATGAAACATTAGTCctaaattaacatttttttttttaacaaagcaCTCAATCTACCTGCTTGAATTAACATTTTGTttcaattaaatattaaatactaTGAGAAATCGCTATGTTCTGCATTACTTTCATATGTATTGATAAACAGATCAATCAATTTTGTTAATACCATCAAATTTCATACGAATTCAGAACTCACGAAAATGCTACATCTATTGCGATAGTAGCTCAATCTGAATGCATTAAATCGTTAAACCCAATTAAGCCCCCAATTTAATACCTGGGTTCTCTGTCAAACCTGGAACGGTGTCGTCTGGAGTCGGAATCCCGACTGTCTCGTCGCGACATAGAGCCGGTACTGCCACCAgtcgagtgagagagagagtggggggggggggggggggagaactATGGGTCACTGGAACAGTGGGGCAGAGTGGTAGCTAGGGTTCTTCCGTTTCTGTTTGTGGGGTTTGTGTTGTGTATTGTTCGAGAGAGATGTGATTTTGACCGCACGATCAAAATGTTAAGCGGGTCAGACGATCAAGAGTCAGATTCCTGCCACGCCGAACTCCTTTTTCTCTTCCTAGGCTGGCACAAGAATCCAACATGAGACGGAGTCTCGGATGTGTGTAAGGGCACCCGTAATCAAAATGAAAATAAGGGGTTTGATTTCCGTTATAAATCATTTTTGTGTTTACTGATgagtatattttatattatatatttaacacTATTTTTAGTATATGTTGGTTATTATTTTAGAAATTTTGATACCTtgaattatattttcaatatagaacTTTCGACTTCATCTGAGTCAAAACGTGACCAAAtgaatgaattttggagtaattccagttgaaGGACATTCGTGAGTTGTTTAGCTTCGtgtcaaaatatcaaaattttccACCGAgtagttattttctggcgataaaataaaaatacagtCCGCGGTTCTGAAAAAGTGACGTCTTGGGCTACGACTTCTCCAACATCACCAATGCCACCGACCTCACTCTCATCAATGACGCCTGACTCTACATCACCATTCGCCTCACAAATAATACCAACCAATTTGTCATCGGTTGCATCTTCTACCCAACAAAAATTCCCATATAAACCACCTCCAACTTCACCTTCGTTGCCTCCTTCACcacctcattcttcttcttcgtcctcTGGAAATTGCATCGATCCCTAAATTCGGCCTTTGCTTCATCCTCTCCAACTCCAGCTTGTCGTCCAAGGTCCTCACCAGCCAATACTTTGGCCTCTTCACCAATGCCACTGTCATCTTCGTCGCCCCATTGCTCGCCGGCGAGTTCAAAGCAGGTCGTAACCCGGAATTCAATGACCCAAATAAGAATCACATTAGAATCGACGACGCTAATTGAGCCGCCAGCGGAGGCCTGGTAGATATCAAAGAGGCCATCAAATATGGGGCAGTCCTCGCCGATATTGAAGCGCCTAAGGTGACAGGAATGGACGGAATTGATGAGGGTCtcgagggtttttttttttttttttttgaaaaatttgaGGAACTGGAAAATTTTGAGgaagacatttttttaattaattttaattgttaaataaaaaattaatttttaattttagttgggGAATGAGTGGGCCCCACTTCTCCTACGTCATCATTTAATAGccaaattgacagaaaatttaACGAAGGTCTAACATTGCAACGAATTCATAAGTTGGAGGTATGAAATtacaatgtttaaaacatgagaTATGAG is from Malus sylvestris chromosome 5, drMalSylv7.2, whole genome shotgun sequence and encodes:
- the LOC126621872 gene encoding uncharacterized protein LOC126621872; amino-acid sequence: MSRRDSRDSDSRRHRSRFDREPSPKRSRRGEKDEKDRIASKGNLESGKQSDQDQKHRQRLQDTLPLESTLAPDSKGENGDSRKESNKKPSGPHEGTKHSTNPSEIPRSRSYFQHNERGNAGQVVRSSGRGSTAEHGSWRDPKDRHDDRTVSKTTTNDSRSRNEKAKAGENRNWRHDGFFEMEADPPSARKRPAFREKKIPVESDNADKTAAETAKSSHPDPSMEGSRKKEDRGHNPRHTDRSDKQFAGERGSYRRDAPPGVFPSRERYTGGAGRNNRGRDGFSGRQGYNSSMGRAEKWTHDLYNEANRSPTPKNEEDQIAKVEALLAS